Below is a window of Phocoena sinus isolate mPhoSin1 chromosome 2, mPhoSin1.pri, whole genome shotgun sequence DNA.
AATCCTCTTCTAGTCAAGACAGTCAAATTAAGTGTCTTCTTCCCTGACAAAAGGTAAATAGTAACTCACTTGGCTCCATAAACTACCAAAGCAAATAACTGGCAGTCTCAGCCTGACTTATATTCCTGAAACTGCCTAGTGAAACAGGCCCATCTACTCATTGAAAGGAATAAGCAGGAAGAACTCCTTGTAAGAAGTGACAGTCTGGGCTTACCTTCAAGTTCTGCAGCTTCTCGAGCTTCACGTTCCAGACGCTGCCTAAGCAGCTCCTGCTGCTTTTCCAGATACTGCTTTATGAAACTGTTCTGGCTCATTTCCTCGCCAATCTGTGTAGAAGacatggaaaaagatagtctagGAAAACAAACCAGGAGGTACAAAATTCCATGGAAAGATACGGAAAATGTTGGAGGGCCCTTTTCTAAGCTACTCCTAAGTTGAGGACCAAAATATATAGCCCTACGATTCACAAAAGATGGCAAAGAGGAACTGcacacataattttttattttaaatattcagctCCCAGCCAAAGACTGatacacaaataattaaaaaaaataaaaattcctataAAATTATGCCTTTTAGCCTAAATTTTTAGATAATCTAAATTATATAAAGATAATCTAAATTTTCCTTTCAATAATAtcaaaaactgaaggaaaaaaatactagtTCATACTAATTCATCTTTTGTTCACACAAAAGATCAACCTCCACCTATCCAGAAAAATTTTGTTAAACATCTCCAAAATTCAACTACTAGACTTAAAAGCCTGAAAGCAAGAGACTAAGAAAAGGGATTCAGCATTTAGACAGAGTTCTAACTCCATTTTCTTTGGGTGAGAAGAAACCTTtggtaacaatttttaaaatccaggagCTTAatcccttttcccatttttttctgcaACACAGACTCCCATGTCACTCTTCTGCCCTTCAGCTTTCTCTTCACAAGTCCTCTTCCCGAGAAGCTTCTTGCTTAGCAAGTCCTATTAGAActccagaaaaaggaaaaaaatctgaataaatactTTCTATGTCATTAGTCATCTTTCCTAAGCGtggtaaatgtttttttttccccctaaaatagAGATGAGTCTCTTGGTAGTCAGTGGACACTGATGAAGCGTGGGTTGCAAGTATTAGAGAATGTATGTATTTGTTGCAAAAAACCTAtgttaataaaagcaaaacttcaaAGTTGCAAATGTAATCAGCAAAAGGAATAGAATGGTAAAGTGATTAACTTATGCAGTTTCTTATGCTTGTTAAAATACTTAACCTCTGTAAGCTAGTTAGATTATACTTTCAGCTTCATGAGCTAATAACCAGGGAGTAGGAAAGCTCTCTTGTTTTTCCACTGTATCTTGGGACTTCATCTAGTACTGGAGCTGCACACCACTGCACTAACAAAGACCTGGATTTTTCCTTTAAGCGCATGACACAATATAATGAGGGGATGTTAAAAGCTGAAAAGAATCTTAGGAGACCACACAgcctaagacttttttttttgaaactgggAATGATTTCTTCCAAAGAAATCTTATGCAGAAACTCAATATTCAAAGCAGACAGAAGTAGATCTAATCTCGTTTAAGAGGGGAATGTGAACCCCTGCTCATTTGGGAAGAAATTTTCTCTAGGAAGCCTCCAAAAGCAGCTCCACAAGATCCCAACAGAGTAGTTATAAAACTATGGATCTAGTCCAACTCTTTCTCATCTTACACACAGGGAAACTGAGGAAGCCAAGGCCTCCAAAGGTTAAGTTTCTTGCCCAAAGTAACAGCAATTAATGACGTTTAGGAGTAACTGCACAGTTAATATTAAAACTAGTAATGGTGGATGATTTCCAAAGGACTGAATTCTTGGAAAATCTATGTCAACACAAGAATTCTTCTTGATCAGCAAGTATTTTCCTATATTGCCCTGTTGATTGTCTACTCATATCTACATTCAAAGACATCAACTACTTTTTCCAAATTGATGTCAAACAAATGCCTTCAGATCCTTGTACTCCACTTAATCAACTAGAGCCACATCTTTCTGAACACACCATTTCAAGAATCAGAAATTAACTAACAGCTCTTCTGATTCGTGAATTCTTTATTAGAATTCAACTGTCCTagtatgaaaacattttcaaccCAGGGAACTGAGGAAAATATTGGTGAGAAATCAAGCATCAAATATACAACATCATGTCCTTCCATGTCTCCGTGCATCCAAAGAGCCCCCCCTTCTAGTGAACCTTCTTTCTTACCTGGGAATTTGGCTGGAATGCAGCATGGGGTGTTGAGTGTTTCTGTAAATTTTCTAGCATTAGAGCCTGGTATAGAGAAGGGCAAAAGTCAGAaaccaggaggaaaaaaaccaaaaacaaaaaaaccctccccCAATCTCTTCATCAAAAGCAATGACTAACCGTACACACTTAAACTGTACTCCTCTTCCAGGCACCTAAAAGCCCTTTACTAATTCCGTCCTCATTCGTCTTCAGAAGACCCTTAAAGGTAGCCATGGTTACTGCTCCCAAATGTACAGATGTAAAATGCAGGCATATTGGGAAAATCTGGCTATGCAATAAAATCAGTGACAGTGACAGAACCAGTACTACAATCCCTATTATCTTCTGCACTTCTGACTAGTGTCCCTTCTAAATCTGGCCCTTCACTTCAAATATTCAAACCAGGTTCAAATACATGAAACCAACATGGTTTTGGCCTGACTGAATTCCTTGGTCAGTCACCCAGGACTACATGTACTTGAGTGAACTTGCATCGTTTCCAAAAGAGTGGCACCTAGATTTACCAAATTTATAAGAATTTCAGAGGAGGCTACAGAACAAAATGACCACAGACTCTATAAACTGTGTCCTGATCCAATCCCTCCACACACGGAACTGTCAGCTTCAATGTAAGCAACGGTTTGCCAACTTAACCCTTGAGCCAGCCCAGCCCGAATCTGTTACTCTTCACGTATCCTAACTTACCCTAATTAAAACCAAGAAATCCACACCATCCCTCCGCTTACACCAAACCTATACACACCAATCCATCCATCTACCTCTTGACAATCCCACCCTAATCTACTCAAACCGATTCAAAACCCCAACATATACCAGCCCGCCTCACCTCTCTCATCAATAATCACCAAATTCTTATCCACCCGAATTGCTTCTGGACGCCCTATAAATTATACACCCCTCCCTAACCAAGTCCCTTCAGATCAAGGTTTCTCTTCATCTCACCTCCTAATCTAATCAAGCAGACATTTTTGCCCTACCCCAATTCTATTCTTTGCGATACCGATACCAACCCCTCGACCTCTCTGCCCAACTAAACACCTAACTCCGACCTAGCCCATCTCGCCCCCCTCAGGCCAGCAACGCCGGTGGTTGTAGTGGGATTTAACTCCTTCTGCAGCGCATGCGCCGAAACCACAGACACAAacaaggagggggtgggggaggaggaaggagcttAAGACACTCCGGGAGAGTAGCGCGCACCCTCCCATTTTGGGATCGCGCCGCTACCGTTAAGGCGGGAACCAGCGCTATTTCCACTCCAGCGCGAGCCTCCCCAACCACCGTGCGCGCGGATCCGGAGGCTGGCGCTGGCGGCCTGAGCGAGCTCGCGCCGAGCTCGGACACTGCGCCTGCGCCGCGGCAGAGACTCGGCTCTACCGGGTCAGCTCCCCTCCGACACCCCGGCAACGCCGTCTACTCACCCCTTTGAGCCGCTTGACCAGGGCACTCTTCTGCCCGCTCTTGGCTAGGCCTCGCTGCTCCAGTGCGGCCTTCAGGTCGGTCACCCGCAGCGCCTGAAGAGGCTTCCCGTCCAGAGTCACCTCCTCCAGCTCCGCCATCTTGCGTGAGGTACTCGGGTCCGTTCCGACGGCTTCGGGCATCTTCGGTAATTTCCGCCAACGCCCTTCGAACGTACCGAGTTGGCCCCGCCCACTTCCATAGTCAACCCCTCGATTACCACTCAGAACTCCCCGGGTTCCTCCGGAAATTCTCGGGTGTTTCCGTCTCCACATCGGCACCAATTGGTTCTTTCCATCCTCCTAGTCGCTCCCCCTCCCTCATCCTGCTTTCAGAGCTCGGTTCTCTTCGTCTTACCGAGGCTTTGAATCGAATCTGTTCGGAAGCTCTCGACTCTGGCATAACCATAATCGGAATTATTCGGCTATCTCCGGACCTAAGGCTGAGACGCTGTGGCGCTTGGGTGTTTGGGGCTGGTCTGGGACCGGAAGTGCGTGGGCTTCCCGGCTGGCCCTCGTTAGGGTTTTTAGGAAACCTGGAAGCGGCGGCGATAGTTGAAGTCTAAACACTCTTGTGACGGTCTCCGGGTGCCCTGTGAGAGGAAAGGGGAGGTAAGCGGGGTAGAACTACCTCCCTGGGCCGGGTCAGACTCGGTGATTACGGGCTACCCTTAGTAGGGCAAGCCTCCCGCTCCCCTACGGAAACAGCTGCCGCCTCCCATCCTCCGAATCCCCGCCACTCCCATCTAAGGCTACGTTGCTCTTTGGGACCACAGAATACCAGGCTCCGTGGCCTCCGAAGTGGCAAGTGGCAGCACCGTGTCTTTCGACCCAGCCTGTGAACTAATTCGTGGTAATTGAACTTGAGCTTGCCGTGGAAGCCATGTCGCAAGACTCGGGAAAAGTTAGCCCTTTCTCCGAGTAAGAGAATAAAATTCCTTTAGGAGGAATTGCTTCTTGTAGGACCACTGTGAAAAGGCAACCTCGGCTGGACCGTTTTGGTACAGAACTGATGTTAATTTGCTTCGGGGTTCCTTTCTTTGTCACTACAAACACTCCAACTTAGAGCAGAAGAAACACAAACAGTAAAATAGGTCGTAAACAAGTAGTTTGTTTTCCTTGTTAGAGATTCAAACTGTGGGATTTGAAAACTATTCATGTTGGCTGACCTTCCAGTTGCATTAGTGATGCGAATCAATGGCAAGTCATCAATAGGTATTATATTAAACATGAAGGAAAATTGTTCAGACATATGAATTGTCACACAGCTACAACAGTATAACAGTTGTTAGATCCCTAAGCCAACAAACCAATTAGACTGTTTTTTCAGTACTGAATAAACACTTGgcttcttctgtttttcttacttTGTTATATTATTTTGGACAAGGCGCCTTCACTAACTCTGCTCTTTAATTTTTCCTGGTGCTTTacaggaaatataagaaaataatggagTTATGAAGTTCTTGGCATATTTCAGAGGCTACATGCACATTGCGGAGAAGGCTCTTTCGTCATACATgatgttttccctttcttttttttccttctgttgatAGCTCTGGAATGATTAGCATCTAGGCCCTGACCAGCTgcttggtaaattaaaaaatgtgtacctttttttcattttagggaAGATGTGTTGGACCAATATTAAtcgttgttttttttcctttactgaatCTGGAACATAGAATTAGGTGGTAAAGAATGAACAAGGAATGCTTTGgttatttttggattgtttataAGAATGATGGAGGGAGGCAGTGGTTGGGAAGGGTAATGGGTTTGAAAACGAGAGAGGAAGGTTGGCAAATAATGAAATTAGGTTATTCTTGAGTACCTTGTCTAAGTTGGATAATAACCTAAATAAAGGACCCTGTTGTTTTTCTGTAAACCAAATTGGTgaaaagtaattttctttgtaGACGTTGATTGAGTGTAATAAGATTCTGTGTTGTTGGGAAGCTGTATTTTGGTTGCTCTATCCAGAGAGTATATAACAGTGCTCTTATGTTTCAGGATGCCACTGGGATCATCTTCCTCTTCGATGCCGctacccttcccttctcccttacCCTCGGTACCAGACAATATTTCtaactcttcccctcccccaatgtCTTACATCACTTCCCAGGAGATGAAGTGTATTCTTCACTGGTTTGCCAGCTGGTCAGGTCCTCAGCGTGAACATTTCCTACAGGACCTGGTAGCTAAGGCAGTACCGGGAAAATTGCAGCCACTGCTGGAAAGTCTGGAGCAGCTTAGCGTGTCTGGAGCAGACCGACCACCTTGTATCTTTGAGTGCCAGCTACGTCTTTGGGATCAGTGGTTTCGAGGTTGGGCTGAGCAGGAGCGCAATGAATTTGTCAGGCAGCTGGAGGTCAGTGAGCCAGACTTCGTGGCAAAGTTTTACCAAGCAGTGGCTGCTACCGCTGGTAAAGACTGATAGGCattaaaatcaaagaagataACCAGAGCTAATGGAGCCGAGGCCACAACTTTACTAAGAGAACTTCAAATGTATCACTTAAAGGCCTGGGGATGGTGTTCCTATCAGCTGACTGAACTCGCTGACCAATACAGGCCTGGTGATTTCAACAGCCGATCAACTGGAGTCCTAGTGTAAATGTTTTCCATCTAAGCAAATCCAGATCAGCAGTCTGTCTCCTAGCTTACTTCCTTCCAAGAGATGTCAAACCCTCAAGAATTTAAAGGCTTCTTTTACAACTATAACCGAAAGGAATCTACACATTATAACTCAAGCCTACTGCCGGCCCATAAGGGTATAAAATAGAGCCCTTCTACTCCAGAAACGAGAGAAGGACAATAAAAGGTCATGTTCTTATAATTTAGCTGGATTCAGATGGCTGCTTTCACCACTGTTACCAAATTCTGGCATAATTATGTGATATCCCAACTACTAGCTTTCCTAGTGATGATTTAGTAAAGTTATGGAAAAATCAGGAGGTGGAGATAATTAGCTACTCCTTCCTCCACACAGATGTTGGTTTGAATCCAAgtagcaatgatttttttctaaagtatacATGACATCCTTGGAGCTGGTAGCAGATGTTCCTATTCTATAAGTTTGCTTTACAACAGTATGAAAACAAGTGACATTCTTTACAGGTTGAAGGGTTTATTTTTTGtatcaaaataaagaacagattTTCAGAACCGTAAGTCTTTACCTTTTTTTCATTGCAAGGCTAGTGTAATGTTGATATACACAGAAGGAGGCATTCTGAGAAAAGTAGAACTTAAGTATAGACAATAGATCAACTTTCCATCCAGTTTCTCCTAAGAAATCATCTCTGCCCTAACCTGTGTCATGCTCTGGGTAACATCACACCTCCCTCATTCCTCCAACTGGGCCCCCTGTTGCACCTTGGGGCTCTAGTGAATGGTAAGGGGCAGAAGGTCCCACCTGAAGAGTAGCTCGTTTCTGATAGGCCATGGTTCCCAGTGCAACCACCAGGATAAGCGACATTAGGCAGAGTCCCATGGACAGACTGAGGTGGGTCATGGAAGGATTATGGTCTGAGGTAACTAGAAACCTAGGGATGTAGGGGTAATATTTGGCCTGGAATAATGCCTAGGCCTAGGAGGTGCAGTGCCCTACCTTTATTTTAACACCTAGAACTCATTCTTCATCCAAACAGTAAGCTGAACGGGAAATCAATAAGGGGATATAGAACCTGAAAGGAAGAAGACCAAGATCCAAGACTGCCAGCAACTTAAATTGTTGGAAGGAGGAAATGGCTTAGGGGAAGAGTTAAGACTATAGTGTTCAGGCAAGTTGCCTGGGTAGTgcttaagaaaagaaaggggaattccctggccgtccaatggttaggattctgtgcttccactacagggggcccaggttagATCcacggtcagggaactaagatctcgcaggctgcgtggtgtggccaaaaaagaaaaaaaaattcattaaaaagaaaagaaggggactAGGAGCCCTATGTCCTAGAGATAGGTGAACTCTTATTACTGCTGGGGGGAGAGGTGTCCCATGGTGATAGGCACCATGTTAGGGATCCTTGTTTTCTGAAATATTAACTGTATAGGACAGTGTATGTATGAATGAGTGCTTAATATAGTTTCAAATATCTGGATTCCAGGAATTTGAAAGAAAACTCCCTGGAATGTTATCTTACTTGCTGTATTCTATGGTAAAGGTGGCTCCTCCATAATATACTTCTGGAGGTTTCTTCCAGAGAGTCAGGGTCAGGACCCTGTGCAGCATACCAACTGAAGGCCCTTGGCAGCCGGGGGATTTCCACATATGCACAGTGAAGACCAGACTGGTGGTAATCAAGAGACTGTGGAAATAGCGCCAAATGGACGTTTGGATCTCTTAATGGAAGTATAGTCCCTGGAAGAGTATATCTCATGAAACAGGTGCAGGCTTGGGACTGGGATGAACGGAAGGTCTTTAGAGGAGGGTTATCAAGTAAAGGACTTGAACATTCTCCTTGGCCCACTGTATAAACCCTTAGCCTGAACCATTGATTTACCCACCAGTGCTCACCAGAGCCTTGTAGAACTGCTTCAGTTAGCTCTTcgccctcttccttcctcagggagtggcctggggggggggggggcccagcTAAATAATAGGTCAGGTTGAAAGACTTATAGGTGGGTAAGTAATATTGATAGCATCGGTACCTTCATTTGTCTAACAGAGCCAACCCCAGGGACAGAAGAGATGGCCATTGTTCCCAGGTATCTACAAAGAAATATGTAGCAGGGTATAGTTATAGCCTCAGTCACCTGCTCAAGCCCTCCTAAGGAAAATGTACATTCTAAATCAGATTCATGGACTCAGTAGGGTACTTAGTAAAAAATAGATGAACATcaataaataagctacagggatatattgtacagcacaaggtaTAGagcccatattttataataactttaaatggagtataatctataaaaatattgaatcactatgttgtacatctgaaactaatataatattgtaaatcaaccatactccaataataataaaaaatttaatgaacATCAAAACACATTGGATGGTACTACCATAAGAGCACTTCCAAACTTTTTGCCAGTGTGCtacagctattccacttctgatACCCACCTGAATAGCCTTTCCTGGAAGGCACGGGACCCAGGGTGATCCTTCCACCTGCACCTTGTACACTCCCCTCTCTGTGCACTGATGTAAGTAGCAGTGGCCAGGGGGTTTGCTTCCCTGAGGTGTGGGATCTGAGAGGGATGCCTGATCTTGTCCCCAGGAAGCATCTGTGAAGTGAGGTTGGCAAGGAAGCAACAACTATGGGGATGGTAGATCTCCCCATGGGGATTCTCCGCCCCAGGTGGGAATCCATTTTCCTTCCTCCAGCATTCACTCTGAAGGGCAGGGCAGAAGGTAGAATAGTGTTTGTCCAGATGCCTTAGAAGGAGACTCCTCTCCAGCCCCACTCGGTTTCATTCCCCATTCTCTAGTCTACCCACCCCATTGGCCAAGAGCTGATACCTGCATCAGCCTTCCAGCATGAGGTCTGAGGAGCAGCTTCCCTTGTCCAGGTGCAGGTAGTGGCAGCCCAGTCTGCTGTGTGTAGGGGATGGTAGAGTGACACTAGAATCACTGGCAGCTGTGCAGCCCCTCAGCACACGCACTTACCAGTACAGAAGAAGTCTGAGGTGCCATTTCCACAGGTGGTCACCAGGCCAAATTCCAGGCCAGACCCTGCTTGAGAGATAGAAGAGCCCTCAGAAGAAATGAAGCCCCCAGACCCGTCAGGGCCAGCCGTGCTCACAGCTTCAATTACACTTTAGCAGCAGATAATCCCTTCCAACCTCTCTCACTCCCCCCAAGCTGACTCGGGTCATGAGTGCCCTCTGCAATTCTCCTTTATTTCTCACCCCAGCCCCACAAC
It encodes the following:
- the C2H14orf119 gene encoding uncharacterized protein C14orf119 homolog isoform X1, whose product is MSQDSGKVSPFSEMPLGSSSSSMPLPFPSPLPSVPDNISNSSPPPMSYITSQEMKCILHWFASWSGPQREHFLQDLVAKAVPGKLQPLLESLEQLSVSGADRPPCIFECQLRLWDQWFRGWAEQERNEFVRQLEVSEPDFVAKFYQAVAATAGKD
- the C2H14orf119 gene encoding uncharacterized protein C14orf119 homolog isoform X2; the protein is MPLGSSSSSMPLPFPSPLPSVPDNISNSSPPPMSYITSQEMKCILHWFASWSGPQREHFLQDLVAKAVPGKLQPLLESLEQLSVSGADRPPCIFECQLRLWDQWFRGWAEQERNEFVRQLEVSEPDFVAKFYQAVAATAGKD